The genomic DNA GATTACATACAACCTCCTGGTTTATATCAGGCCGTTCATATGGCACCCATGGACTACATACTCCCCTCGACCCCAGTCTTGCATAATCGTTCAGGTGGCTCAGGATGCTCTGGTATGGCCAAGTCACATGGTACGGAATACTGTCAGGGAGGGCAATGTAAAATTCTTAATTTCAACACCCCAACAAAACAATGTGCACGTGTCTAGTACAAATTTTTACCACAGCTTTTCCCTTATCGGTATCCCTTTTGAATTTCACATGGGGTTGGGAGTAGGGCTGATGCCAATGTACTGGTGTGCATTCTGTCAGCTTGTAGTAATAGTTTAATTTGGTCATAAGCTGGGAATCCATCCCATGTGTGTTTTAATAACAACAAACTTGGAGGCAGAAACTTAACGGGTTCTGGTGCTACTTCTGCCTCTTCCACCCGTTCTCCTTCAGGCATGCTGAAACAACTCCTCCGAGTATGGACCCAGGATGCGTTGCAGCTTTTCCAGCAGCAAAGCATCCCCAGGGACCTGCATGAGCATCAGAGATACTTCCTGAGCTTGATCCAGAGTCGTCTGGCTCTCCTGGGGTGCTGCCTGAGACTCAATAGATTGTCGTGCGCTGCTGTGGACTCAGGGcttgctgcagttcccagcactaGGTTGAATTCCTTGTCTAAGAGGCAGGTAGAGAGAATTGTGGTTGTCATCCCTGACTCCTACTAGTCGGTCTCAAGCCACCGGATTCATTCTCTGCATTGAGCAATGGTCCAGTCAATCTCCAACATTGCCAGCTTCTCTGATATGTCCTGGTACACAAGATCGTATCTGGTACTCTTGCTGAAGTCAAGCATCACACTTGCCTCACACCAGAGCATAACCAGAATCTGGCTTTGTTCCTGTGACCAGCTAGCAATGCGCTTGGTGGAGAGATGGCCTAGGATATCTTCTTACTGGCCATAGCTAATGCAGGCGATAGTAAACTGTGCTTATAGTTCAGCAGTCAGAATAAAAGGGAAGGGTTAAATGCTGAGCAGCTGGATGTGAACCAAGAGGGGTTGTTTCTGGTTCCTGGGAATCAAGTGGGTAGTGTTGGGTTAGAAGGGCTGAGAAATACTGGCCCATGAGATTTCAGGAAAGCGTTGGCAGACTTTCCAGACATGAGTCTGGTGACCTGGCCTTGATCTATGTTCAGACTGCAAAATGACAGTGCTTGGACCTGAGTCCCAGTGGGACTTGGGCTCAGACCCAACATCCCTGGTGGGTCTTAGGACTCAGGTCCTGACGACTTACTGACCCAAATCAGAAAGATTTGTGTGTGAACAGTAGGAGGGGTTTGGGCTCAAACCTGTGCCTGAATCTGGGTTTACAATGCCATGTAGCTGTACCCAAAGCAGCTCCTTAGATTCCACTCTTTTCTGGCATTTGGTTCAGAGACCCTGTTACTGGGGAGtgcttaaaaatgtttttgtgcaTTTCGTTTTGCTGCTCTATAATAAAGTGAACAAGCATTTTCCCAGCGTGGCAAAGTCTAGAGCGTCTGTCTGCAGGAAAAGAGCGTAGGGGGAATTGGGGTGTGAAAAGGCCTAAAGCCCCTTCAGAAACAAACTTGGTCAcccttctcacccagacaggctgcagaataacATCCTTGTTTCACCCTGATGATCCCATCAtcccaggggcagggaagggaaatgtCTTCAGGGGAGCCAGCTCAGGCAGGGATTGTCAGGTAGctgttgggggagaggggggcacaTTCATAGGGGGACAGGATAGTAATGAAGACTTATTATGATTATGAATTGCTTAAAACGAGGCCTTTTCTTTTTAGGAACAACTgtttgggatggggtgggaattCCCTGATTCAGAAACCAGAGCCCTGAAGTGCCCATAGATGGATAGGCAGGTGCTTCTGGGAATAGTTTCTGGTCCCAGAGAGGCAAAAATCCAGAGCCTAAAAATACACTCATTGCTGTATCAGAAACAGCTAGATAGGATAACTGTCCAAGTAACTCCAGGGAAGTTCTCACAAACGCCTAGTCCTGCCCAAGCCCAAGCGCAGACACAGCCTCCCAGCTCCCAAGATAGACCAGACCAGAGAAACAGAAGTACCAAGACCTGAGGACACAGCTGGATTCATTTGTCATTGCAAAGAGCATTGTAAAGGCACAGACGCTGTCTCATAACTCAGCTTTTCTGCTGACAGCAATTTGTGTATTATTGTTTTGATTAATGGGCACAGAAAATTTGCCTTTGAGACAAATTAAATTAATGCCACTTAAAACCAGCGCCAGCAGCACCCAATATCCATCCCCTATAAACGCCAGCCCCTTCCTCCTCAAAACCAGGTCAACAGATCAACCGTGCAGAATCCTCTGAACAGATGTGGGCTGTTTTGGACCAGGTGGGATGAGGAATAGATTCCAAAGTATGAGGGAGAACCAGTTGCCATGCTCTGTGGTATGGAAAGACATGTGTCCAAAGGACAGACTCTGGGATGGAGGGTTCCCAGCACATCTTTTTCTGTCACTGGCATAAGAGAAGGACTGTTTCTATTTATGGAATGGACAAAATTTGTTTGCAAAGTCTGTTCTTCCCAAATCCCCAAATTGCTGCTTACTGCTGAGGGGACTTTTCATCTTTTGGATATTTGGTGACATCATTTCCCTTGCTGTAGGTCTGGGCAGTGATTGAGTCATGTCCTGCGGTGTCTGGAGATGCCAGAATCCCCTACCGGGGGCGCAACGTGTCTCTCACTAGGAAACTTCCCCAAAGGGCCTCTATTATTGCTGAGGGGTAATGATGCAGTAGCATGCAGACGCCATGAAAAGTGTACTTTGTGTGCCAGTGCCTGCCGGTTCTAATCTGACAGGTGAATTTTCTCTGGAGAGGAAATGTGATCTAGGAAACTAGCCTGGCACTCTTGAGATTCAATGTCAGTTTCCTACTCTGCTCCAGATTCTATCTGTGATGCTGGGCAAAGTGCTTCCCGGGCCCCAATTtgccacctgtaaaatgagaatttttttttttatttgcctaggagctgctgttgtggagcagtgctaggcactgtacaaacaacaaaaagacaatttCTGTCCCAAGGAGTTTGCAATCTAAGTAATAGTAATAGCTCTTCTCTATCTCACATGGGTGCTTTGAGGATAAATAGATTATGAGGTGCTGAAATACTAGGGTGCTGGTGGTCAGATAAATGATGGAAATATCTAGAAAATAGCGATTAATATCAGATTGTCTACTTTTTGcagttgtttttcttctttttgacaTGCCTGCAAACAGATAGCAGGATTCTCAGCTATATTCATAAGGATTACAGATTTCCTTCTTTATTCTTGGTTGGCAGGTCATTCGGATTGTGACTCTTACAACTGCATGAACCCTGTACTCcaggttttttggggtttttttgcttggCCCCACTTTGAAAGTATTTCAGGCTGTGACAACACTCCCCAACCCCCAGAAAAAAGTGATTGCAAGTTACTGTACATACTCATAGGAGCACTAAGCGAAGCATATAATCATTATCTCTGCAGTCAAAAGCACTAAAACCTTTCAAAAAGTGAAAAGCAACAGTATGGtagtgccacccttacttctgcactgctgctggcagcggtgctgccttcagagctgggtaaccagagagtggcagctgctttattcccccctcccactcctaTTCTCCTTTCCTCCGTCCTCTGtttgggaacttgaaatatggtaaccctagcaaAGGATCTAAAGGTTATCACAATATTTTTTGTGATTGCAGAACTCCCCTACAATAGCTTTGTgatccccttttgggtcaggactttAAGTCTGTGAAACGCTGCTATACTCCTTTTGGAACTCAGTTGTGCAGCTAATGTGAGATGCCCCATTCTCAAAGAAACTGGATGTAAAATCCTGGAACATTCTTTGTCGGAAAGACACAAAGAATGTGTAACAGACCCTGATCTCACATATTTTCCTTCCCTCTGCAGGATTTCTGATTCACCCTTTGTAATCTCCTGGATGGAACGAGGCGATGAGCTGTGAGTCCCAGATCTCCAAGGATTTGAGGGACTGGAGATCCCAGGAGGCACGTGCGCCAGTGGGGAACTCATTCAAGCAACTCAGAAGCCCTCAGGTGCGTGAATTAAAAAGCTAGGATTCCTGCCTGGAGTTCCCCCAGTTCTGCCTGATATCACCCCAGGTCTCCAGCAGATATTGTATCCTCCTGGCAGACGCTGTTCATGGCTTCCTACTCACCCTTTTCAATAAGTTCCCTCCCTTCCCACTTCCTTTCTCTGAGGGTTCAGACAGGCTGAATTGGCAGGATtggctcctcttctctctcctctagGTGAATTggagggtttgggggggattTGACTCTTGTTTTTCATCCCTCATGATTATTTCACTCCCTTTGCAGTTTCCGTTCCTGAGACTCTTGTTCTCCCTGTCAGAGGCAAGGACTCGTGTCCGGATTCTCTCCATTTATTGCAGCTGCAGAGGGGATGGTGAATGAGGACGTGGAGGACAGTCCCCAGCAGAATGTCCCtaaggagctggggctgcagggacctggccagGGAGACAGTTGTGGGACCGACAGCAGATCAGAAAGGCAGCAGAGAAATTGCTCAGGAAAAAGAAAGGTTCAGTCCCTTTCATGTGACAAAGACTTCAAGGGTGAGAATGTCCCCCAGGGCTACCCAACTAGAGAGAATATATACTTGGATACAGAGTGTGGAGAAGGCTCTGGTCTGCACTCAGGCCTGGGACAACGTCAGACAGCCCAGTGGGGAGACAAACCCCATCAATGTGcagagtgtgggaaatgcttttGTGGGAGCTCGAACCTGATtacgcatcagagaatccacactggagaaaAACCATATCACTGCCCCaactgcgggaaaagcttcagtgtgAAATCAAACCTCAcgacccatcagagaatccacacgggagagaaaccctataagtGCTCTCACTGTGATAAAAGGTTCAGCCAGAGCTCAGACCTCACTAAACACcagcgaatccacacaggggagagaccctACAGATGTGATGcatgcgggaaaagcttcagtcggagCTCGCAGCTCCTGACGCACCAGAGAGTCCACACGGGAGTGAAACCTTATAAATGCCTtaaatgtgggaaaagcttccgcGTGAGCTCCCATCTCACTAAGCATCGAcggatccacacgggagagaggcCTTATCTGTGCTCGGAATGCGGAAAGAGCTTTAGCCAGAGCTCAGACCTCACTGCCCACCAGAGGACCCATACGGGGCAGAGACCCTACAGATGCCCTGACTGCGGGAAAAGCTTCCGCCAGAGCTCACACCTCGTTAGACACCAGAGAACACACACGGGCGAGAGGCCCTTCAgatgcactgagtgcgggaaaagcttcagcgTGAGCTCAGAGCTTCTCGCCCACCAGCGAACTCACACAGGTGAGAGGCCCTTCACCTGCCCCAACTGTGGGGAGAGCTTCGGCCGGAGCTCCACCCTGGTCCTACACCAGAGAATCCACAGCCAGGAAAAGCCCTACAAATGCCCTGACTGTGGTAAAGGCTTTGGCCGTAGGTCACTCCTCATCCTGCACCAGAGGATCCACCTGGGGGACAGACCCTACAGCTGTGGGCACTGCGGGGAGAGCTTTATTGACGGCTCCAACTTTGTGAAACATCAGAGAACCCATGTGGGAGAGAAGCCCTACAAATGCCCCGAGTGCAGAAAAGGGTTTGTGCGCAGCTCGGATCTCATTAAACACCAGAGGATCCACGCCGGGCACAAGCCGTTCacatgcactgagtgcgggaagaGTTTCAGCGAGAGCTCCAACCTGCACAGGCACCggagggcccacacgggtgacCGGCCCTACAAGTGCTGCAACTGTGGGAAGAGCTTCGGCCAGAGCTCTGACCTCATCAAACACCAGCGCACGCACATGGGTGACCGGCCCTACAAATGCACTgactgcgggaaaagcttcaggcaGAGCTCGGACCTGGTCAAACACCAGAGGATCCACAATGGAGAGAAGCCCTACAAATGcccagactgtgggaaaagctttagtgTGAGCTCAAGCCTTTCCTCGCACCAGAGAATTCATGTCGCAGCGAAGCCCTACAAGTGCCCTGAGTGTGGGCAAAGCTTCAGCGTGAGATCCACCCTGTCTACGCACCAGAGGATCCACAGTGGAGAGAAACCCTTCAAGTGCTCCGATTGTGGGAAAGGCTTCGGCCGCAGCTCCAACCTGGTCAGGCACCAGCGGATCCACACCGGGGATAGACCCTACCAGTGCtgggactgtgggaaaagcttcactcagagcTCGACCCTTAATAGACACCGGAGAGTCCACATGGGAGAGCGGCCTCTCCTGCCTGCTGCATCAGAGTGATGGGCAAAGCCAATGATATCTTGGCCAGCTGGCCAGAGGGTTATTGGTACACGGGGCCTGGCCATACACCCCTCATGGCTGTGCCCCTGGGCTGGCATGACTGCGAATGATGATtttattatccatataaatgtctattCTTTTCCTGAATCCTAGTACACATTCCTCACCTCAGTACTTTCTTGGGTCTTTTCCTGGAGACCTGAGTTCGCTCATGCCAgctgaggtcttgtctacacaggaaagttaaggtctgaatttaaactgatctAGTTATCCCTTTTTAACACTCCCAGGCTCACATGGAAGCTTTTATTCCAATATAAGGGTGGCCTTTTTCCAGTTTAGTTTACAACATTTAGCCACAGGAATTAAGCAAACTGAATACGGCACtcttatgctggtataactggtaaaactttccCCAAGCAGAGAAGTCCTGGAGCTCTCTGGTTTCAGGAACTTTGTGAAGTaagttcccccccacaccccatcaaACAGTGGAAATGCATGGATGTCTTTTCAGTGATCTGACAGGCTTCTTCAGGTCCGTTCAAATCTTAACcccttcctttctgttttcccAAACATCAGCATTAGCTAGCCAGTGGTGGAAATGTCTCAGACTTGGCTGAGTTCATCACTGTACAGCAGCATCAGCCACTTTCAGTGGTGGGGATGGTTCAGTGGCCCATgtttgttgggggtggggtggggtggggtggggggaagctgatAAAAAGCGAGCTGAAAGGGGTTGTTCAGATAAAATACCCACAACAAACACTGAAAAAGGATCTAgattctgttctcagtgatggtagGGTGAATACTGAGTGGCCCCACCAGACTCAGGGGCGTCACTCTGGATCAACCCTGGTGTAGAATAGAGTGGAATCTGGCCAGATGCGGTTCATCTACAAAGTAGGAAAAATAAAACCCCATGGCGGTGAGTTTACGAGCCCAGGTCTATAGacccaggcttgcagggctcacacTAGGAAGCTGAAAATAGCTGTGTCgatgttctggcttgggctggagcttgagctCTGAAACCCAGCCTGAGCTGGAAAGTCCACATGGTAGCACAAGCCCCGCAAGCCCTAGTCTGTagacctaggctctgagactcactgggATATTTTtgttatgtagacatacccatgacATTTAATGGTTTATGATCTCCTCTTAGTCTCTGCTAAGAACTCTGTTGTTACAGTGGGAGGATGTGTTCTCCACAGGCGTGTGTTTCCCCACTGGTTCCCATAAGGCTTCCTGTATTCGTGCTGTTGCTTTCTGAGCAGATTCAGTGAGCCAGGAAATACAGCAGCATTTTACCAGAGGAATgattttttaaagtggaaattAAAACATATTTCTGTGCAGAATGTCTTCCCCCAAATCAAGCAGGCAGTCTGGGAGACATCAGCACAGCCATTGAAGAAGCCAGAGATGCATTTGCCATAATCCCCGATATCACTTATTTCATCTCAGTGCTGCTTTCACACTTGTCATTTTGTTAAACATCCTTTTTCTTTGAGTGCATTTGTCAGAGTCCTGGTGTGAATGCTGGTTTTGCTCACTGTTCATGGAGGCCACTTTTGTTCACTGCTCATGCTATGTATCAacatagagctatgctgatttataccagctgaagttCTGGCCCAAAGAGAGTACAGCTGGGATGTTTTAAagcttaaaaaatattaaaaaagttCTATGAGG from Gopherus flavomarginatus isolate rGopFla2 chromosome 12, rGopFla2.mat.asm, whole genome shotgun sequence includes the following:
- the LOC127032788 gene encoding zinc finger protein 271-like, which produces MVNEDVEDSPQQNVPKELGLQGPGQGDSCGTDSRSERQQRNCSGKRKVQSLSCDKDFKGENVPQGYPTRENIYLDTECGEGSGLHSGLGQRQTAQWGDKPHQCAECGKCFCGSSNLITHQRIHTGEKPYHCPNCGKSFSVKSNLTTHQRIHTGEKPYKCSHCDKRFSQSSDLTKHQRIHTGERPYRCDACGKSFSRSSQLLTHQRVHTGVKPYKCLKCGKSFRVSSHLTKHRRIHTGERPYLCSECGKSFSQSSDLTAHQRTHTGQRPYRCPDCGKSFRQSSHLVRHQRTHTGERPFRCTECGKSFSVSSELLAHQRTHTGERPFTCPNCGESFGRSSTLVLHQRIHSQEKPYKCPDCGKGFGRRSLLILHQRIHLGDRPYSCGHCGESFIDGSNFVKHQRTHVGEKPYKCPECRKGFVRSSDLIKHQRIHAGHKPFTCTECGKSFSESSNLHRHRRAHTGDRPYKCCNCGKSFGQSSDLIKHQRTHMGDRPYKCTDCGKSFRQSSDLVKHQRIHNGEKPYKCPDCGKSFSVSSSLSSHQRIHVAAKPYKCPECGQSFSVRSTLSTHQRIHSGEKPFKCSDCGKGFGRSSNLVRHQRIHTGDRPYQCWDCGKSFTQSSTLNRHRRVHMGERPLLPAASE